From Vigna unguiculata cultivar IT97K-499-35 chromosome 5, ASM411807v1, whole genome shotgun sequence, the proteins below share one genomic window:
- the LOC114184940 gene encoding receptor like protein 21-like translates to MKSNKIIGTINAGDFRDLSNLEQLTLDNNYDLDNEFFRNIGELTSLKVLSVFGCGINDTLPPADWFKLKNLEELDLSQNQFEGSLPSSFLNMTSLRKLELSRNKFSGQFDSNIASLTSLEYFGFKDNQFEVPVSFTPFANHSNLKFIYGEGNKVILDLQPSLQTWIPQFQLQVLSLPSITNTDSLPLPRFLLYQNNLTSLDFSSWRLEGTFPHWLFNNNTKLTELLVRNCSFTGDILLPLHPLTNMRRIDVSNNNITGQIPSNISSILPNLQFLNLSINHIQGSIPVGFGQMSLLDTLDLSDNYLSGEIPKNISGDGSVLKYLKLSHNKLDGPIFPNLKYLEELYLDDNSFYGSIPSSFLDSSLIYLDLSYNNLVGKLPSVVGNLSYLRTLSLSNNHLEGSIPTRLVELEYLSYLDISVNNLTGSVPSFVNASVNYIHLNNNRLSGLSKRMFSKRSFLMMLDLSYNEIIGSIQDMMQDLSHTRLNILLLKGNRFTGHLPVQLCQLVDLNILDLSYNNFFGPIPNCLGKMPFENDDPDSLRGAFNGFIHGENAHSGVLVRNINEEANFTTKERSYTYTSSILAYMSGIDLSKNKLNGSIPFELGNLTRLRALNLSHNDLIGQIPTTFSNLIHVESLDLSFNMLSGQIPPQLNQLSSLAVFSVAHNNLSGDTPEQKGQFITFDERSYEGNSLLCGPPLLKSCHPYAQSPTISPNDEDNDSPVDMHAFVVSFGVAYISILLVIFATLYVNPYWRRSWFSSMELIILSCYYFMQDSWRRFSNSRNL, encoded by the exons ATGAAGAGTAATAAGATTATAGGAACAATCAATGCAGGAG ATTTTCGTGATTTAAGTAACCTTGAACAATTGACACTGGACAATAATTATGACCTTGACAATGAGTTTTTCAGAAATATTGGGGAATTGACTTCTCTGAAAGTTTTGTCTGTTTTTGGATGTGGAATAAACGACACCCTTCCTCCAGCTG ATTGGTTTAAGCTGAAGAATCTCGAAGAGTTAGATCTAAGTCAAAATCAATTTGAGGGATCACTTCCTTCGTCTTTCTTAAACATGACATCTCTTCGAAAGTTGGAACTTTCACGAAATAAATTTAGTGGACAATTTGATTCTAACATTGCTAGTCTTACATCACTTGAATATTTTGGTTTTAAAGACAATCAATTTGAAGTTCCTGTTTCTTTTACACCATTTGCCAATCATTCAAACCTTAAGTTCATATATGGTGAAGGCAACAAAGTCATATTGGACTTACAACCTAGTCTGCAAACTTGGATTCCTCAATTTCAATTACAAGTGCTTAGTTTGCCTTCAATTACTAATACCGATTCTCTTCCGCTCCCCAGGTTTCTTCTATATCAAAACAATTTGACTAGCTTAGATTTCTCTAGTTGGAGGTTGGAAGGAACATTTCCTCACTGGTTGTttaacaacaacacaaaattgACTGAGCTTCTTGTTAGAAATTGCTCTTTCACAGGTGATATCCTGCTACCATTGCATCCCCTTACTAACATGAGGAGAATTGATGTGTCCAACAATAACATAACCGGACAAATCCCCAGTAATATTAGTTCTATTTTACCAAATTTGCAATTTCTAAACTTGTCTATAAACCACATCCAAGGTTCAATTCCTGTTGGGTTTGGGCAAATGAGCTTATTGGATACTTTGGATCTTTCAGATAATTATTTATCAGGAGAAATTCCAAAGAACATATCTGGAGATGGGTCAGTGCTCAAATACTTGAAACTTTCACACAATAAGCTAGATGGACCCATATTTCCAAATTTGAAATACTTGGAGGAGTTGTATTTAGATGACAATAGCTTTTATGGTAGCATACCAAGTAGCTTTCTGGACTCATCTCTCATTTACTTGGATCTAAGCTATAATAATTTAGTGGGGAAACTACCAAGTGTGGTTGGAAATTTGTCATACTTGCGAACACTTTCGTTGTCCAACAATCATCTTGAAGGGTCTATTCCGACAAGGCTAGTGGAACTTGAATATCTATCGTATCTAGATATCTCAGTCAATAATTTGACGGGTTCTGTGCCATCTTTTGTCAATGCTTCGGTGAATTACATCCATTTGAACAACAACAGGTTAAGTGGTTTATCCAAAAGAATGTTCAGCAAAAGATCTTTCTTAATGATGCTAGACCTTAGCTACAATGAAATAATTGGTAGCATTCAAGATATGATGCAAGACCTTTCTCATACAAGGTTGAACATACTCCTTTTGAAAGGTAACCGCTTTACAGGGCATTTACCAGTGCAACTATGCCAATTGGtagatttaaatatattggacctttcttataataatttttttggtcCAATACCCAATTGCTTAGGTAAAATGCCTTTTGAGAATGATGACCCGGACTCATTAAGGGGTGCATTCAATGGGTTTATTCATGGAGAAAATGCACATTCAGGGGTTTTGGTACGAAATATAAACGAGGAAGCAAACTTCACTACGAAGGAAAGATCCTACACATATACATCAAGCATCCTTGCTTATATGTCTGGAATtgatttatcaaaaaataaactaaatggAAGTATTCCATTTGAGCTTGGAAACTTGACAAGACTTCGAGCATTGAACTTGTCTCATAATGATTTGATTGGACAAATTCCAACTACATTCTCCAATTTAATACATGTAGAAAGTTTGGATCTTTCTTTTAACATGTTGAGTGGTCAAATTCCTCCTCAACTAAATCAGTTGAGTTCTCTTGCTGTATTTAGTGTTGCACATAACAACTTATCAGGGGATACACCTGAGCAAAAAGGCCAATTTATTACCTTTGATGAAAGGAGCTACGAAGGGAATTCTCTTCTTTGTGGACCTCCATTGCTAAAAAGTTGTCATCCTTATGCACAATCACCTACCATTTCTCCAAATGACGAAGACAATGACAGTCCTGTTGACATGCATGCTTTTGTTGTAAGTTTTGGTGTGGCATACATATCGATATTGTTAGTAATTTTTGCCACTCTCTACGTCAATCCTTATTGGAGGCGATCATGGTTTTCCTCTATGGAATTGATCATCTTGAGTTGTTATTACTTTATGCAAGATAGCTGGAGGAGGTTTTCAAATTCTAGAAATTTGTAA
- the LOC114184339 gene encoding receptor-like protein 13, translated as MTRKVLLGRTFSSHGIWVEWEGTNCCEWEGVECNSSTERVAKLDLQRLWSVAFFPSDWHLNYADLAVFKDLKSLNLSRSSGIFDCADSEGWENLEVLDLSDSNIDNVTDILVCLNGLPSLKSLYLSYNSFHATFNAFETLSSKLLRLEVLDISQNSLTNDILPSLGGFTSMKELYLSDTGLDSDSHIQGLCSMLKNLEVLDLSYNNFSDSDIASALSGLSSLKLYVARYIKNKVFGDSHIEGNQLNESILRRLANDGFTWPTNLQVLKLSSNSFTNEFLSSLTGLQHLKFLDLNYNQLNGSLDISGLSALTSLENLDISNNRINSFVVHQGI; from the exons ATGACGAGGAAAGTATTACTTGGTAGAACTTTCAGTAGTCACGGCATTTGGGTTGAG TGGGAAGGCACAAATTGTTGTGAATGGGAAGGAGTAGAGTGCAACTCTTCCACAGAGAGAGTGGCCAAGCTTGATCTTCAGCGCCTATGGAGTGTAGCGTTCTTTCCGTCAGATTGGCATTTAAATTACGCTGATCTTGCTGTCTTCAAAGATTTGAAGAGTCTCAACTTGAGCCGTAGTTCTGGGATATTTGATTGTGCAGACAGTGAAG GGTGGGAAAATCTGGAAGTCCTTGACTTGAGTGACAGTAATATAGATAATGTCACCGACATTCTTGTTTGTTTGAATGGCCTTCCATCTCTCAAGTCTCTGTATTTATCATACAACAGTTTCCATGCAACATTCAACG CTTTCGAAACTCTGTCATCGAAGTTGCTTAGATTAGAGGTCCTTGACATAAGTCAGAACTCTTTGACTAATGACATCTTGCCATCTCTCGGGGGATTCACATCTATGAAGGAACTGTATTTGTCTGACACTGGATTGGACTCAGATAGTCACATCCAAG GTTTATGCTCTATGTTGAAGAATCTTGAGGTCTTAGACTTGTCTTACAACAACTTCAGTGACAGTGATATTGCATCTGCTCTTAGTGGACTTTCATCTCTCAA GTTATATGTTGCCAGATATATCAAAAATAAGGTCTTTGGAGATTCTCACATAGAGGGGAACCAGTTGAATGAGAGTATCTTGCGGCGTTTAG CGAATGATGGATTTACATGGCCAACCAATTTACAAGTCCTGAAGCTGAGTTCGAACAGTTTCACCAATGAATTTCTGTCATCTCTAACTGGGCTGCAACATCTCAAATTCCTTGATTTAAACTACAATCAATTAAACGGGTCGCTCGATATAAGTG GATTATCGGCTTTAACCAGTTTGGAGAATCTTGATATAAGTAATAACCGAATTAACAGTTTTGTTGTCCATCAAGGTATTTAA
- the LOC114183950 gene encoding steroid 5-alpha-reductase DET2 isoform X2 — MMIQDDASLFHNSLLALFLIAPPTFLSLTFLQAPYGKHHRPGWGPNLPPPLAWLLMESPTLWLTLLLFPHGLHSHNPKAQTLITPFILHYFNRTILYPLRLLFTPSKKTASGFPLSVALMAFVFNLLNAYLQGFAAAEERGEGLRGAQGRVVRARCVS, encoded by the exons ATGATGATCCAAGACGACGCATCTCTCTTCCACAACTCCCTCCTCGCGCTCTTCCTCATCGCACCCCCCACCTTCCTCTCCCTCACCTTCCTCCAGGCCCCTTACGGCAAGCACCACAGGCCCGGCTGGGGGCCCAACCTCCCGCCCCCCCTCGCCTGGCTCCTCATGGAAAGCCCAACGCTCTGGCTCACCCTCCTCCTCTTCCCCCACGGCCTCCACTCCCACAACCCCAAAGCCCAAACCCTCATCACCCCCTTCATCCTCCACTACTTCAACCGCACCATCCTCTACCCTCTCCGCCTCCTCTTCACCCCTTCCAAAAAAACCGCCTCGGGCTTCCCCCTCTCCGTCGCCCTCATGGCCTTCGTCTTCAACCTCCTCAATGCCTACCTCCAG GGTTTTGCTGCGGCTGAAGAGCGAGGGGAAGGGCTACGTGGTGCCCAGGGGAGGGTTGTTCGAGCTCGTTGCGTGTCCTAA
- the LOC114183950 gene encoding steroid 5-alpha-reductase DET2 isoform X1 translates to MMIQDDASLFHNSLLALFLIAPPTFLSLTFLQAPYGKHHRPGWGPNLPPPLAWLLMESPTLWLTLLLFPHGLHSHNPKAQTLITPFILHYFNRTILYPLRLLFTPSKKTASGFPLSVALMAFVFNLLNAYLQVRSISHYHTDYTSSGFFWFRFFIGLSVFLCGMGINVWADRVLLRLKSEGKGYVVPRGGLFELVACPNYFGEIVEWLGWAVMTWSWAGLGFFLYTFANLGPRARANRRWYLEKFGEDYPKHRKGVIPYLY, encoded by the coding sequence ATGATGATCCAAGACGACGCATCTCTCTTCCACAACTCCCTCCTCGCGCTCTTCCTCATCGCACCCCCCACCTTCCTCTCCCTCACCTTCCTCCAGGCCCCTTACGGCAAGCACCACAGGCCCGGCTGGGGGCCCAACCTCCCGCCCCCCCTCGCCTGGCTCCTCATGGAAAGCCCAACGCTCTGGCTCACCCTCCTCCTCTTCCCCCACGGCCTCCACTCCCACAACCCCAAAGCCCAAACCCTCATCACCCCCTTCATCCTCCACTACTTCAACCGCACCATCCTCTACCCTCTCCGCCTCCTCTTCACCCCTTCCAAAAAAACCGCCTCGGGCTTCCCCCTCTCCGTCGCCCTCATGGCCTTCGTCTTCAACCTCCTCAATGCCTACCTCCAGGTCCGTTCAATCTCCCACTACCACACCGATTATACTTCATCGGGTTTTTTCTGGTTCCGGTTTTTTATTGGGCTTTCAGTGTTTCTGTGTGGGATGGGGATTAATGTTTGGGCCGATAGGGTTTTGCTGCGGCTGAAGAGCGAGGGGAAGGGCTACGTGGTGCCCAGGGGAGGGTTGTTCGAGCTCGTTGCGTGTCCTAATTACTTTGGGGAGATTGTGGAGTGGTTGGGCTGGGCTGTCATGACTTGGTCATGGGCTGGGTTGGGCTTTTTTCTTTATACTTTTGCGAACCTCGGGCCCAGGGCGCGTGCCAACAGGAGGTGGTATTTGGAGAAGTTTGGGGAGGATTATCCGAAGCACAGGAAGGGTGTTATTCCCTACTTGTATTGa